One region of Brassica napus cultivar Da-Ae chromosome A10, Da-Ae, whole genome shotgun sequence genomic DNA includes:
- the LOC106371015 gene encoding BTB/POZ domain-containing protein At1g04390-like isoform X1 has product MASSKGGNTTAHMNTLHQRLYHALNLGFRRVSDEKEKKWECTDIEIQRHVVRSISAFLDCFSRATANHRLIKDSISDIARALVFILGYRNRAVVGLAANVLIKLLRIVPPSLLQSYSLDLVESLSSSVQQMEASLPCAVALNAVLVNVRETKEKEVWKVLEEGKAVVSVVANLQSFSEGNVSVEWFQEMASLLSSVMLKWPQSRFSVWNDPDLMGLLESVSQKPDMDLRFAALKLYSSLALCGHGANELLDNGKAMLDMMISCMDESSPPNARIEGFKLAQRLATGNRECLKMINICSEPLVKVIVWTIRSGKLESDRIEACKLALITRWEGKHHIYFWKYRISEALLSLVVENFCSESLDGHASLEEEISVAEKVLSANFLPSLRSYVWDIFGFLAAHCEEEFDSTSRGDELNLNFLVTCACLTFSRSVQKGYQICQTDTISASQSESASRAVLMMIYSPSKYITSRARDTLSFIIGEDGEQNLYSLVNFLSYIPSSGGYVLPNILQTTVCLVGLACYSSIPQYASFTLRNQGLEILLSFCNWYQRNRENIGASSFAPYPQSSAEKRICCWECTEDWDNKDAILLYALLALAELVNHSFSEQNHAEEFLNKRESVKDRLCTTLQEIRDGTYGSGPRWYAAYILSYLGCYGFQDKLGKRLMGAYEDGECSDMGLLFANGNRASVNKVILAVRCPTLLPPKEGAHRGSTEKSERKVQEIRMSANVDTLALVKLLEFAYSGYVEVESSTLKKLKTLARHCKTKILLQMLCRGRPKWGSSIPRIDLPIALTPKLIHFSDVILVPKETNMAGFNCRLCSSASPHAHSHRVILSSGCEYLRALFRSGMQESHLDRLNVPVSWLGLTKLVSWFYCDELLKPPSGCRWSNMDTDTKLQELQAYVEIYSLTEWWIMEDLQNDCAKVILSCLESARELSIKTIELAASFSMWKLVEAAAEHAAPIYHQLRDSGELDELDDELVNLIRTAAVQFSQQGG; this is encoded by the exons ATGGCGTCTTCGAAGGGAGGAAACACCACCGCACATATGAATACTCTTCACCAGCGTCTTTACCACGCTCTCAATCTCGGCTTCAG GAGGGTAAGCgatgagaaggagaagaagtggGAGTGTACTGATATCGAGATACAGAGGCATGTCGTCAGATCAATTTCAGCTTTTCTTGATTGCTTCTCTCGTGCAACAGCTAACCATCGTCTCATCAAG GATTCGATATCTGACATAGCCAGGGCCTTGGTGTTTATTCTAGGGTATAGAAACAGAGCTGTGGTGGGTTTAGCAGCCAATGTGCTCATTAAGCTGCTCCGTATCGTTCCTCCTTCCCTCCTGCAATCCTATTCTTTGGATCTTGTGGAGTCTTTGTCATCAAGTGTTCAGCAAATGGAAGCTTCCCTTCCTTGTGCTGTTGCTTTGAACGCAGTTCTTGTTAACGTGAGAGAGACTAAGGAGAAAGAAGTGTGGAAGGTTTTAGAAGAGGGGAAGGCTGTGGTTTCTGTGGTTGCTAATCTGCAGAGCTTTTCTGAAGGGAATGTGTCGGTGGAATGGTTTCAGGAGATGGCTTCGCTCTTAAGTAGTGTAATGTTGAAATGGCCTCAGTCAAGGTTTTCCGTTTGGAATGATCCTGACTTGATGGGTTTATTGGAGAGTGTTAGTCAAAAGCCTGATATGGATTTGAGATTTGCAGCTTTGAAGCTGTATTCTTCTCTag CGCTTTGTGGCCATGGTGCCAATGAGCTTCTAGATAATGGGAAGGCTATGTTAGATATGATGATTAGCTGCATGGACGAATCAAGCCCTCCAAATGCTCGCATTGAAGGGTTTAAGCTAGCACAAAGGCTTGCG ACAGGTAACAGAGAATGCTTGAAGATGATAAACATATGTTCTGAGCCCCTAGTAAAGGTTATAGTTTGGACAATAAGGTCGGGAAAGCTTGAAAGTGATCGGATAGAGGCTTGTAAACTGGCTTTAATCACTCGTTGGGAAGGGAAACATCATATTTATTTCTGGAAGTATCGGATCTCAGAAGCGCTTCTTAGTCTTGTGGTGGAGAATTTTTGTAGTGAATCCTTGGATGGTCATGCGTCTCTGGAAGAAGAAATTTCAGTTGCTGAGAAGGTACTCAGTGCGAATTTTCTACCTAGTCTGAGGTCATATGTTTGGGATATATTCGGATTCTTAGCAGCTCACTGTGAAGAAGAGTTCGATTCCACTTCGCGTGGAGATGAACTCAACCTCAACTTTCTTGTCACATGTGCATG CTTGACCTTTTCAAGGTCGGTTCAGAAAGGGTACCAGATATGTCAAACCGATACTATCAGTGCCTCCCAAAGTGAGTCAGCATCAAGAGCTGTGCTAATGATGATATATTCACCCTCCAAATACATAACATCAAGGGCCAGAGATACCCTCTCGTTTATCATAGGAGAAGATGGTGAGCAGAACTTGTATTCCCTTGTGAATTTCCTAAGTTATATTCCGTCTTCTGGAGGCTATGTACTGCCAAATATACTGCAAACTACCGTCTGTTTGGTTGGCTTGGCATGCTATTCATCAATCCCTCAGTATGCGAGTTTCACTTTAAGAAACCAGGGTTTGGAGATACTGTTATCTTTCTGTAATTGGTATCAGAGGAATCGTGAGAATATTGGAGCTTCGAGTTTTGCTCCTTATCCCCAGAGCAGTGCTGAGAAGAGGATATGCTGCTGGGAATGTACGGAGGACTGGGACAACAAAGATGCTATTCTTCTCTATGCGCTCTTGGCTCTGGCCGAGTTGGTAAATCATTCTTTCTCTGAACAGAATCACGCCGAAGAATTTTTGAACAAGAGAGAAAGTGTGAAAGATCGGTTATGCACCACGcttcaggagatccgagatggaacGTATGGCTCTGGTCCAAGGTGGTATGCTGCATACATCCTAAGCTATCTTGGATGCTATGGCTTCCAAGATAAGTTGGGGAAAAGACTCATGGGAGCTTATGAAGATGGGGAATGTAGTGATATGGGACTCCTTTTCGCTAATGGGAATAGGGCGAGTGTGAACAAAGTTATTCTCGCTGTCAGGTGTCCAACATTACTGCCCCCTAAGGAGGGAGCTCACCGTGGCTCAACTGAAAAATCAGAGAGAAAGGTTCAAGAAATTCGCATGTCTGCCAATGTGGATACTTTGGCGCTTGTTAAGTTACTAGAATTTGCTTACTCTGGGTATGTTGAAGTAGAAAGTTCGACGTTGAAAAAGCTGAAAACATTGGCGAGACATTGTAAGACAAAGATTCTGCTTCAGATGCTATGCAGAGGAAGACCCAAGTGGGGGTCTTCAATACCAAGAATTGATCTACCCATTGCCCTCACTCCTAAGCTCATCCATTTCTC GGATGTTATATTAGTACCTAAAGAAACAAACATGGCTGGCTTCAACTGCCGTTTGTGTTCCTCAGCATCTCCTCATGCCCACTCTCACCGGGTTATACTATCGTCAGGCTGTGAATACCTGCGTGCCTTGTTCCGGTCCGGAATGCAGGAGAG CCATTTGGATAGACTAAACGTCCCTGTTAGCTGGCTGGGGTTAACTAAGCTTGTAAGTTGGTTCTACTGTGATGAATTGCTGAAACCTCCATCGGGTTGCAGATGGAGCAACATGGACACCGATACAAAACTACAGGAGCTTCAAGCTTACGTGGAGATATACTCTCTTACCGAATGGTGGATAATGGAAGATCTCCAAAACGACTGTGCTAAAGTGATTCTCTCTTGCTTGGAATCCGCTAGAGAGTTATCGATCAAGACAATCGAGTTAGCTGCAAGTTTCTCGATGTGGAAACTGGTGGAAGCGGCTGCTGAGCATGCAGCTCCTATTTACCATCAGCTTCGTGACTCGGGTGAGCTCGATGAGCTAGATGATGAGCTGGTTAACTTGATCAGAACCGCTGCTGTTCAATTTTCTCAACAGGGTGGTTGA
- the LOC106371015 gene encoding BTB/POZ domain-containing protein At1g04390-like isoform X2, whose product MEASLPCAVALNAVLVNVRETKEKEVWKVLEEGKAVVSVVANLQSFSEGNVSVEWFQEMASLLSSVMLKWPQSRFSVWNDPDLMGLLESVSQKPDMDLRFAALKLYSSLALCGHGANELLDNGKAMLDMMISCMDESSPPNARIEGFKLAQRLATGNRECLKMINICSEPLVKVIVWTIRSGKLESDRIEACKLALITRWEGKHHIYFWKYRISEALLSLVVENFCSESLDGHASLEEEISVAEKVLSANFLPSLRSYVWDIFGFLAAHCEEEFDSTSRGDELNLNFLVTCACLTFSRSVQKGYQICQTDTISASQSESASRAVLMMIYSPSKYITSRARDTLSFIIGEDGEQNLYSLVNFLSYIPSSGGYVLPNILQTTVCLVGLACYSSIPQYASFTLRNQGLEILLSFCNWYQRNRENIGASSFAPYPQSSAEKRICCWECTEDWDNKDAILLYALLALAELVNHSFSEQNHAEEFLNKRESVKDRLCTTLQEIRDGTYGSGPRWYAAYILSYLGCYGFQDKLGKRLMGAYEDGECSDMGLLFANGNRASVNKVILAVRCPTLLPPKEGAHRGSTEKSERKVQEIRMSANVDTLALVKLLEFAYSGYVEVESSTLKKLKTLARHCKTKILLQMLCRGRPKWGSSIPRIDLPIALTPKLIHFSDVILVPKETNMAGFNCRLCSSASPHAHSHRVILSSGCEYLRALFRSGMQESHLDRLNVPVSWLGLTKLVSWFYCDELLKPPSGCRWSNMDTDTKLQELQAYVEIYSLTEWWIMEDLQNDCAKVILSCLESARELSIKTIELAASFSMWKLVEAAAEHAAPIYHQLRDSGELDELDDELVNLIRTAAVQFSQQGG is encoded by the exons ATGGAAGCTTCCCTTCCTTGTGCTGTTGCTTTGAACGCAGTTCTTGTTAACGTGAGAGAGACTAAGGAGAAAGAAGTGTGGAAGGTTTTAGAAGAGGGGAAGGCTGTGGTTTCTGTGGTTGCTAATCTGCAGAGCTTTTCTGAAGGGAATGTGTCGGTGGAATGGTTTCAGGAGATGGCTTCGCTCTTAAGTAGTGTAATGTTGAAATGGCCTCAGTCAAGGTTTTCCGTTTGGAATGATCCTGACTTGATGGGTTTATTGGAGAGTGTTAGTCAAAAGCCTGATATGGATTTGAGATTTGCAGCTTTGAAGCTGTATTCTTCTCTag CGCTTTGTGGCCATGGTGCCAATGAGCTTCTAGATAATGGGAAGGCTATGTTAGATATGATGATTAGCTGCATGGACGAATCAAGCCCTCCAAATGCTCGCATTGAAGGGTTTAAGCTAGCACAAAGGCTTGCG ACAGGTAACAGAGAATGCTTGAAGATGATAAACATATGTTCTGAGCCCCTAGTAAAGGTTATAGTTTGGACAATAAGGTCGGGAAAGCTTGAAAGTGATCGGATAGAGGCTTGTAAACTGGCTTTAATCACTCGTTGGGAAGGGAAACATCATATTTATTTCTGGAAGTATCGGATCTCAGAAGCGCTTCTTAGTCTTGTGGTGGAGAATTTTTGTAGTGAATCCTTGGATGGTCATGCGTCTCTGGAAGAAGAAATTTCAGTTGCTGAGAAGGTACTCAGTGCGAATTTTCTACCTAGTCTGAGGTCATATGTTTGGGATATATTCGGATTCTTAGCAGCTCACTGTGAAGAAGAGTTCGATTCCACTTCGCGTGGAGATGAACTCAACCTCAACTTTCTTGTCACATGTGCATG CTTGACCTTTTCAAGGTCGGTTCAGAAAGGGTACCAGATATGTCAAACCGATACTATCAGTGCCTCCCAAAGTGAGTCAGCATCAAGAGCTGTGCTAATGATGATATATTCACCCTCCAAATACATAACATCAAGGGCCAGAGATACCCTCTCGTTTATCATAGGAGAAGATGGTGAGCAGAACTTGTATTCCCTTGTGAATTTCCTAAGTTATATTCCGTCTTCTGGAGGCTATGTACTGCCAAATATACTGCAAACTACCGTCTGTTTGGTTGGCTTGGCATGCTATTCATCAATCCCTCAGTATGCGAGTTTCACTTTAAGAAACCAGGGTTTGGAGATACTGTTATCTTTCTGTAATTGGTATCAGAGGAATCGTGAGAATATTGGAGCTTCGAGTTTTGCTCCTTATCCCCAGAGCAGTGCTGAGAAGAGGATATGCTGCTGGGAATGTACGGAGGACTGGGACAACAAAGATGCTATTCTTCTCTATGCGCTCTTGGCTCTGGCCGAGTTGGTAAATCATTCTTTCTCTGAACAGAATCACGCCGAAGAATTTTTGAACAAGAGAGAAAGTGTGAAAGATCGGTTATGCACCACGcttcaggagatccgagatggaacGTATGGCTCTGGTCCAAGGTGGTATGCTGCATACATCCTAAGCTATCTTGGATGCTATGGCTTCCAAGATAAGTTGGGGAAAAGACTCATGGGAGCTTATGAAGATGGGGAATGTAGTGATATGGGACTCCTTTTCGCTAATGGGAATAGGGCGAGTGTGAACAAAGTTATTCTCGCTGTCAGGTGTCCAACATTACTGCCCCCTAAGGAGGGAGCTCACCGTGGCTCAACTGAAAAATCAGAGAGAAAGGTTCAAGAAATTCGCATGTCTGCCAATGTGGATACTTTGGCGCTTGTTAAGTTACTAGAATTTGCTTACTCTGGGTATGTTGAAGTAGAAAGTTCGACGTTGAAAAAGCTGAAAACATTGGCGAGACATTGTAAGACAAAGATTCTGCTTCAGATGCTATGCAGAGGAAGACCCAAGTGGGGGTCTTCAATACCAAGAATTGATCTACCCATTGCCCTCACTCCTAAGCTCATCCATTTCTC GGATGTTATATTAGTACCTAAAGAAACAAACATGGCTGGCTTCAACTGCCGTTTGTGTTCCTCAGCATCTCCTCATGCCCACTCTCACCGGGTTATACTATCGTCAGGCTGTGAATACCTGCGTGCCTTGTTCCGGTCCGGAATGCAGGAGAG CCATTTGGATAGACTAAACGTCCCTGTTAGCTGGCTGGGGTTAACTAAGCTTGTAAGTTGGTTCTACTGTGATGAATTGCTGAAACCTCCATCGGGTTGCAGATGGAGCAACATGGACACCGATACAAAACTACAGGAGCTTCAAGCTTACGTGGAGATATACTCTCTTACCGAATGGTGGATAATGGAAGATCTCCAAAACGACTGTGCTAAAGTGATTCTCTCTTGCTTGGAATCCGCTAGAGAGTTATCGATCAAGACAATCGAGTTAGCTGCAAGTTTCTCGATGTGGAAACTGGTGGAAGCGGCTGCTGAGCATGCAGCTCCTATTTACCATCAGCTTCGTGACTCGGGTGAGCTCGATGAGCTAGATGATGAGCTGGTTAACTTGATCAGAACCGCTGCTGTTCAATTTTCTCAACAGGGTGGTTGA
- the LOC106371016 gene encoding cryptochrome-2-like isoform X2, whose product MATNRKTIVWFRRDLRIEDNPALAAAAREGSVFPVFIWCPEEEGQFHPGRASRWWMKQSLAHLNQSLKSLGSHLTFIKTHSTVSAILDCVRATGATKVVFNHLYDPVSLVRDHNVKEKLMERGISVQGYNGDLLYEPWEINSENGKPFTSFAPYWKKCLDMSVESVMLPPPWRLMPLTAAEGVWACSIEELGLEDEAEKPSNALLTRAWSPGWSNADKTLTEFIEKQLIDYAKNSKKVVGNSTSMLSPYLHFGEISVRRVFQCVRMKKIIWARDKNTEGEESADLFLRGIGQREYSRYICFNFPFTHEQSLLSHLRFFPWDADVGKFKAWSQGRTGYPLVDAGMRELWATGWMHNRIRVIVSSFAVKFLLLPWKWGMKYFWDTLLDADLECDIIGWQYISGSLPDGHELDRLDNPAIQGAKYDPEGEYIRQWLPELARMPTEWIHHPWDAPSTVLKASGVELGANYAKPIVDIDTARELLTKAISRTREAQIMIGAAPDEIVADSYEALEGNHTVKVPGLCPSASSNDQRVPSAVRYNGLKRVKPAEEEEEEEREMKRCREERDLFSTAESSSSDG is encoded by the exons ATGGCGACGAACAGAAAGACTATAGTGTGGTTCAGAAGAGACCTAAGAATCGAGGATAACCCCGCACTAGCAGCAGCTGCTCGCGAAGGATCAGTCTTCCCTGTTTTCATTTGGTGCCCTGAAGAAGAAGGTCAGTTTCATCCAGGAAGGGCTTCAAGATGGTGGATGAAACAGTCTCTCGCTCACTTGAACCAATCCTTGAAGTCTCTTGGCTCCCACCTCACGTTTATCAAAACACATAGCACGGTTTCCGCTATCTTGGACTGTGTCCGCGCCACTGGTGCCACAAAAGTCGTCTTCAACCACCTCTATG ATCCTGTTTCGCTAGTTAGAGACCATAACGTAAAGGAGAAACTTATGGAACGTGGGATCTCTGTGCAAGGCTACAACGGTGATCTATTGTATGAGCCTTGGGAGATAAACTCCGAAAATGGCAAACCTTTCACGAGTTTTGCTCCTTACTGGAAGAAATGCTTAGACATGTCAGTTGAATCCGttatgcttcctcctccttgGCGGTTGATGCCTCTAACTGCAG CTGAAGGGGTGTGGGCATGTTCAATAGAAGAACTAGGGCTAGAAGACGAGGCAGAGAAGCCAAGCAACGCGCTGTTAACTAGAGCTTGGTCACCAGGCTGGAGCAACGCTGATAAGACACTAACCGAGTTCATCGAGAAACAGTTGATAGACTACGCAAAGAACAGCAAGAAAGTAGTTGGGAACTCAACCTCGATGCTCTCTCCCTATCTCCACTTCGGAGAAATAAGCGTCAGACGTGTGTTCCAGTGTGTCCGcatgaaaaaaatcatatgGGCAAGAGACAAAAACactgaaggagaagagagcgcTGATCTTTTCCTTAGAGGGATTGGTCAAAGAGAGTATTCTCGGTATATATGTTTCAACTTCCCTTTTACTCACGAGCAGTCTTTGTTGAGTCATCTTCGTTTCTTCCCTTGGGACGCTGACGTTGGCAAGTTCAAGGCGTGGAGTCAAGGCAGGACTGGGTATCCGTTGGTGGATGCTGGGATGAGGGAGCTTTGGGCTACTGGATGGATGCATAACAGGATAAGAGTCATTGTTTCGAGCTTTGCTGTGAAGTTTCTCCTTCTTCCGTGGAAATGGGGAATGAAGTATTTTTGGGATACTCTTTTGGATGCTGATTTGGAATGTGACATCATTGGCTGGCAGTATATCTCTGGGAGCTTACCTGATGGTCACGAGCTTGATCGCTTGGACAATCCTGCG ATACAAGGTGCAAAATATGATCCAGAAGGCGAGTACATAAGGCAATGGCTTCCCGAGCTGGCGAGAATGCCAACGGAATGGATCCATCACCCATGGGACGCTCCTTCAACTGTACTCAAAGCTTCTGGAGTGGAACTCGGAGCAAACTACGCGAAACCCATCGTAGATATCGACACAGCTCGTGAGCTGCTAACCAAAGCCATATCAAGAACTCGTGAGGCACAGATCATGATCGGAGCCGCGCCTGATGAGATTGTAGCTGATAGCTACGAGGCCTTAGAGGGTAATCATACCGTTAAAGTACCAGGTCTTTGCCCGTCTGCGTCTTCTAATGACCAGCGAGTACCTTCGGCTGTTCGTTACAATGGGTTAAAGAGAGTGAAAcctgcagaagaagaagaagaagaagagagggagaTGAAGAGATGTAGAGAAGAAAGAGACTTGTTTTCCACAGCtgagtcttcttcttctgatggtTAG
- the LOC106371019 gene encoding 1-aminocyclopropane-1-carboxylate oxidase homolog 7-like: protein MVAENLIEFECKSIDETKAAVHCGLVEPQITEFTSIFGLPPVASDDKKPSVTASDLAVPIIDFAMSRENIVEKIKEASEKWGIFQVINHGVPSSVLEEIKDGVVRFHEEDPEVKKTYFSRDFAKTFIYHNNFELYSSSAGNWRDSFACYMAPNPPNPEEIAMACRDAMIGYLKHVMSLGGLIFELLSEALGLRADKLKSLDCMKGLLMLCHYYPPCPQPDLTLGTSKHSDNTFITMLLQDQIGGLQVLHQDYWVDVSPIPGALVINIGDFLQLMTNDKFKSVEHRVLANEAGPRISVACFFSSSVIPNSTVYGPIKELLSEENPPKYREFTVPEYSKGYIEKGLDGTSYLLNYKI from the exons atgGTGGCTGAAAACTTAATCGAATTTGAGTGCAAGTCCATCGATGAAACGAAAGCTGCAGTGCATTGTGGCCTCGTTGAACCTCAAATCACCGAGTTTACTTCAATCTTTGGCCTTCCTCCAGTGGCGTCAGATGACAAGAAACCTTCTGTCACTGCCTCAGACTTAGCAGTCCCTATCATCGATTTTGCAATGTCACGAGAAAACATTGTGGAGAAAATCAAAGAAGCTTCAGAGAAGTGGGGGATATTCCAGGTGATCAACCATGGTGTTCCTTCAAGCGTTCTTGAAGAGATCAAAGATGGAGTCGTTAGGTTTCATGAGGAAGATCCTGAGGTTAAAAAAACTTACTTCTCACGCGACTTCGCCAAGACATTTATCTACCACAATAACTTCGAACTCTACAGTTCCTCTGCTGGTAACTGGAGAGACAGCTTCGCTTGTTACATGGCTCCTAACCCTCCAAACCCTGAGGAGATCGCAATGGCTTGCAG AGATGCTATGATCGGATACTTGAAGCATGTGATGAGCTTAGGCGGTTTGATTTTTGAACTTTTATCAGAAGCTCTTGGTTTAAGAGCTGATAAGCTTAAGAGCTTAGACTGCATGAAGGGTTTGCTTATGCTCTGCCATTATTACCCTCCTTGTCCACAACCTGACCTAACTTTGGGAACAAGTAAGCATTCAGACAACACCTTTATAACCATGCTCCTTCAGGACCAAATCGGTGGTCTTCAAGTCCTTCATCAAGACTATTGGGTCGATGTCTCGCCTATCCCTGGGGCTCTTGTCATCAACATCGGAGACTTCCTGCAG TTGATGACGAACGACAAGTTCAAAAGCGTGGAGCATAGGGTGCTTGCTAACGAAGCTGGACCGAGGATTTCAGTGGCGTGTTTTTTCAGCTCGAGTGTGATTCCGAATTCAACGGTTTACGGACCGATCAAAGAGCTTCTGTCTGAAGAGAACCCTCCGAAATACAGAGAGTTTACTGTGCCTGAGTACTCAAAGGGATACATTGAGAAAGGTCTTGATGGAACGTCGTATTTATTGAATTATAAGATATGA
- the LOC106371016 gene encoding cryptochrome-2-like isoform X1, with protein MATNRKTIVWFRRDLRIEDNPALAAAAREGSVFPVFIWCPEEEGQFHPGRASRWWMKQSLAHLNQSLKSLGSHLTFIKTHSTVSAILDCVRATGATKVVFNHLYDPVSLVRDHNVKEKLMERGISVQGYNGDLLYEPWEINSENGKPFTSFAPYWKKCLDMSVESVMLPPPWRLMPLTAAAEGVWACSIEELGLEDEAEKPSNALLTRAWSPGWSNADKTLTEFIEKQLIDYAKNSKKVVGNSTSMLSPYLHFGEISVRRVFQCVRMKKIIWARDKNTEGEESADLFLRGIGQREYSRYICFNFPFTHEQSLLSHLRFFPWDADVGKFKAWSQGRTGYPLVDAGMRELWATGWMHNRIRVIVSSFAVKFLLLPWKWGMKYFWDTLLDADLECDIIGWQYISGSLPDGHELDRLDNPAIQGAKYDPEGEYIRQWLPELARMPTEWIHHPWDAPSTVLKASGVELGANYAKPIVDIDTARELLTKAISRTREAQIMIGAAPDEIVADSYEALEGNHTVKVPGLCPSASSNDQRVPSAVRYNGLKRVKPAEEEEEEEREMKRCREERDLFSTAESSSSDG; from the exons ATGGCGACGAACAGAAAGACTATAGTGTGGTTCAGAAGAGACCTAAGAATCGAGGATAACCCCGCACTAGCAGCAGCTGCTCGCGAAGGATCAGTCTTCCCTGTTTTCATTTGGTGCCCTGAAGAAGAAGGTCAGTTTCATCCAGGAAGGGCTTCAAGATGGTGGATGAAACAGTCTCTCGCTCACTTGAACCAATCCTTGAAGTCTCTTGGCTCCCACCTCACGTTTATCAAAACACATAGCACGGTTTCCGCTATCTTGGACTGTGTCCGCGCCACTGGTGCCACAAAAGTCGTCTTCAACCACCTCTATG ATCCTGTTTCGCTAGTTAGAGACCATAACGTAAAGGAGAAACTTATGGAACGTGGGATCTCTGTGCAAGGCTACAACGGTGATCTATTGTATGAGCCTTGGGAGATAAACTCCGAAAATGGCAAACCTTTCACGAGTTTTGCTCCTTACTGGAAGAAATGCTTAGACATGTCAGTTGAATCCGttatgcttcctcctccttgGCGGTTGATGCCTCTAACTGCAG CAGCTGAAGGGGTGTGGGCATGTTCAATAGAAGAACTAGGGCTAGAAGACGAGGCAGAGAAGCCAAGCAACGCGCTGTTAACTAGAGCTTGGTCACCAGGCTGGAGCAACGCTGATAAGACACTAACCGAGTTCATCGAGAAACAGTTGATAGACTACGCAAAGAACAGCAAGAAAGTAGTTGGGAACTCAACCTCGATGCTCTCTCCCTATCTCCACTTCGGAGAAATAAGCGTCAGACGTGTGTTCCAGTGTGTCCGcatgaaaaaaatcatatgGGCAAGAGACAAAAACactgaaggagaagagagcgcTGATCTTTTCCTTAGAGGGATTGGTCAAAGAGAGTATTCTCGGTATATATGTTTCAACTTCCCTTTTACTCACGAGCAGTCTTTGTTGAGTCATCTTCGTTTCTTCCCTTGGGACGCTGACGTTGGCAAGTTCAAGGCGTGGAGTCAAGGCAGGACTGGGTATCCGTTGGTGGATGCTGGGATGAGGGAGCTTTGGGCTACTGGATGGATGCATAACAGGATAAGAGTCATTGTTTCGAGCTTTGCTGTGAAGTTTCTCCTTCTTCCGTGGAAATGGGGAATGAAGTATTTTTGGGATACTCTTTTGGATGCTGATTTGGAATGTGACATCATTGGCTGGCAGTATATCTCTGGGAGCTTACCTGATGGTCACGAGCTTGATCGCTTGGACAATCCTGCG ATACAAGGTGCAAAATATGATCCAGAAGGCGAGTACATAAGGCAATGGCTTCCCGAGCTGGCGAGAATGCCAACGGAATGGATCCATCACCCATGGGACGCTCCTTCAACTGTACTCAAAGCTTCTGGAGTGGAACTCGGAGCAAACTACGCGAAACCCATCGTAGATATCGACACAGCTCGTGAGCTGCTAACCAAAGCCATATCAAGAACTCGTGAGGCACAGATCATGATCGGAGCCGCGCCTGATGAGATTGTAGCTGATAGCTACGAGGCCTTAGAGGGTAATCATACCGTTAAAGTACCAGGTCTTTGCCCGTCTGCGTCTTCTAATGACCAGCGAGTACCTTCGGCTGTTCGTTACAATGGGTTAAAGAGAGTGAAAcctgcagaagaagaagaagaagaagagagggagaTGAAGAGATGTAGAGAAGAAAGAGACTTGTTTTCCACAGCtgagtcttcttcttctgatggtTAG